A window from Verrucomicrobiota bacterium encodes these proteins:
- a CDS encoding Gfo/Idh/MocA family oxidoreductase, which translates to MNRRTFLKTSCLAMAPLVLPSGLLRGQSPSNKITLGFIGMGSQGIRRNLNSFLRLKNTKVLAVSDCHIKRANSAKKVVDKAYENKDCVVYQDFREVINRNDIDAVVISTPDHWHVPMCNMAIEADKDVFCEKPTLTIKEGDELVEKASKKQTVFQWGIEDRYLQKYYYLAGWARSGLIGEISKVTCKLPSVSPFKREEPAPVPKGLDWNLWLGPAPYTDYTPSALDIMHWRLNSDYSGGMLTDWGTHLCDTAQIGIGMEESGPIEVFGESRTLDPKEFHSDAPVDFKVTYRYANGCEMFVSDSAEKIRQVLIEFEGTKGWVRCLGWDGKLEASDPNIMKVRSFGPEANYWQRPPMEQEDFINAVISREKPIYHAEAGNSLCTMLHIGHIALREGRKVGWDPKSKSFTTDKQANESSIIYQRKSRTWD; encoded by the coding sequence ATGAATCGTAGAACTTTTTTAAAAACTTCGTGCCTGGCAATGGCGCCCCTAGTCCTTCCCTCGGGTCTTTTGAGAGGGCAGTCGCCATCAAATAAGATCACCCTTGGCTTTATTGGCATGGGCAGTCAGGGGATACGTCGAAACCTAAACAGCTTCCTGCGTTTAAAAAACACAAAAGTCTTAGCTGTCAGTGATTGTCACATAAAACGTGCTAATTCCGCCAAAAAAGTCGTTGATAAAGCTTATGAGAATAAGGACTGTGTGGTATATCAGGATTTCCGCGAAGTCATCAATCGTAACGATATTGATGCAGTTGTAATTTCTACTCCTGATCACTGGCATGTTCCTATGTGTAACATGGCTATTGAGGCAGATAAGGATGTTTTTTGCGAAAAACCAACGCTGACCATCAAAGAAGGTGACGAACTGGTTGAGAAAGCTTCAAAGAAGCAAACGGTATTTCAGTGGGGCATCGAAGATCGATATCTGCAAAAATATTATTATTTGGCGGGTTGGGCGAGAAGCGGGCTCATTGGAGAGATAAGTAAAGTAACCTGCAAACTCCCCTCGGTATCACCTTTTAAAAGAGAAGAGCCGGCTCCAGTCCCTAAGGGCCTGGATTGGAATCTATGGCTTGGTCCTGCTCCTTACACAGATTACACTCCAAGTGCCTTGGATATTATGCATTGGCGTTTAAATAGTGATTACAGCGGTGGCATGCTTACGGACTGGGGGACGCACTTGTGTGACACTGCACAGATAGGCATAGGGATGGAGGAGAGTGGGCCTATAGAAGTATTCGGGGAAAGCCGTACCCTTGATCCTAAAGAATTTCATAGTGACGCCCCTGTTGACTTCAAGGTCACCTATCGCTATGCAAATGGATGCGAGATGTTTGTTTCAGATTCTGCAGAAAAGATAAGACAGGTTCTCATAGAGTTCGAGGGGACAAAAGGTTGGGTTCGCTGTCTAGGCTGGGATGGTAAACTGGAAGCTAGCGATCCGAATATCATGAAAGTTAGGAGTTTTGGGCCAGAGGCAAATTATTGGCAACGCCCGCCAATGGAGCAGGAGGATTTTATTAATGCTGTCATTTCCAGAGAGAAACCGATATACCACGCCGAAGCGGGAAATAGTCTTTGCACGATGTTGCACATTGGCCACATTGCGCTAAGAGAAGGACGTAAGGTAGGTTGGGATCCAAAATCCAAAAGCTTTACAACAGACAAGCAAGCGAACGAATCATCTATCATCTACCAAAGGAAGTCTCGCACTTGGGATTAG
- a CDS encoding FHA domain-containing protein, which translates to MNKWLPKIIELFREEKDINLSMTIQAKGYLVDLWVEHGNVKRVAGCAPQELSHLILDPDACITMRRSVKDDAIEEVNLPISTLISQSDEMAFESDKRRTVQVPAEIIERIRNNYGGPNSNDGLQSSPSQSIPDLSIAQGNGKTGVNDVVSSTQDINSEPVKKVARAALRKMTLELKGEMSDFWLGRGLDCNIPVDDEKASRRHCKVFSMGHIYFLEDNHSTNGTYVNGSKVQNVGLQKADLIQIGETILEVVIPDSKEQGVAQPQNVQRGTVPAGIAKPPMKVPAAPGIPAPAKRSTNNISLPKLQAPIPAIKQVTMPAKPITPAQIKIR; encoded by the coding sequence ATGAACAAATGGCTGCCAAAAATTATTGAGCTTTTTCGCGAGGAGAAAGATATAAATCTGAGTATGACTATTCAAGCCAAGGGGTACTTGGTAGACTTATGGGTAGAGCATGGAAATGTTAAGAGAGTCGCGGGATGTGCCCCTCAAGAATTATCTCATTTAATACTTGATCCAGATGCATGTATTACAATGCGTCGGTCAGTGAAAGATGATGCCATAGAGGAAGTAAATCTTCCGATTTCAACATTAATCAGCCAATCCGATGAAATGGCTTTTGAGAGTGATAAAAGACGAACAGTGCAAGTGCCTGCTGAAATTATCGAGCGTATTCGAAACAATTACGGGGGCCCCAATTCTAACGATGGTCTCCAGTCGTCTCCATCCCAGTCAATTCCTGACCTAAGTATAGCTCAGGGTAATGGCAAGACTGGGGTTAACGACGTCGTAAGTAGCACTCAAGATATCAATTCGGAGCCGGTTAAGAAAGTTGCTAGAGCCGCACTGAGAAAAATGACCTTAGAGCTCAAAGGTGAAATGTCTGATTTCTGGCTAGGTAGGGGTTTGGACTGTAACATACCGGTAGATGACGAAAAGGCTTCTCGCAGACATTGTAAAGTTTTCTCAATGGGGCATATTTATTTTTTAGAAGATAATCATTCGACAAATGGAACCTATGTGAATGGTTCTAAGGTTCAAAATGTAGGTCTACAAAAGGCAGACTTGATACAGATCGGAGAAACTATCTTAGAAGTAGTTATTCCCGATTCTAAAGAACAGGGTGTTGCGCAGCCTCAAAATGTACAGAGAGGTACTGTGCCTGCAGGGATAGCTAAGCCTCCCATGAAAGTGCCGGCAGCACCAGGGATTCCAGCACCTGCAAAAAGGTCTACCAACAATATTAGTCTGCCTAAATTGCAAGCACCTATACCTGCTATTAAGCAAGTCACAATGCCAGCAAAACCGATAACGCCGGCACAAATTAAAATTCGCTAA
- a CDS encoding 4-alpha-glucanotransferase produces MRFNKECRYIGIFAPVFALRTDQDLGVGDVSGLIEMIEWCGAQRLNILQILPINETSGDNSPYNVISSQALDITTLSFRLGNIPGHRPSDIKALISAEALDDLNTGVVKYSDVKKLKWQLCRKAYKRWKKTREEVEVFDRFCEEQHWLQNYACFRSLMKIYNSSPAWMEWDSTHQTPQDLGEWLNRLNIKNRELFATDCEFYAFVQWCLYRQWDMVRAAAEKHEVGLMGDIPFGVSRSSVDVWAQPDLFSSKWSGGAPPEPLFATDEFTIKWGQNWGVPVYQWDKHREEDFAWWKARIKGVTRFFDLFRLDHVLGFYRIYAFPWPPEENSNFTNQTREEVEVSLGALPQFLPSSDETEEGRRINQAQGEELLSVVLKAAGDAVVVAEDLGMVPEYVRPSLEKLGISGFRIPVFTRQEWDQEYVAPESYPSLTFTTLSTHDHHTMAQMWENWWSVFEQADQFEEGEEKQKCIQASWELYRTLRFAKMNDGELVRKYSPNVHHNMIARLMGSNSWLVVLMVTDLFDWDIRFNVPGPAADSNWSVRVPLSVKELQIEAGVIDCMKLLKKEMIYSNRLHEKSA; encoded by the coding sequence ATGAGATTTAATAAGGAATGCCGCTACATAGGGATTTTTGCCCCTGTTTTTGCCCTGCGAACGGACCAAGATCTTGGAGTTGGAGACGTTTCGGGGCTTATTGAAATGATAGAATGGTGTGGGGCTCAGAGACTCAATATTCTGCAGATACTGCCAATTAACGAAACAAGCGGGGACAATAGTCCTTACAATGTCATAAGTTCTCAGGCATTAGATATTACTACTCTTTCTTTTCGTTTAGGTAATATACCAGGTCATAGGCCCTCTGATATTAAAGCTCTCATTAGTGCAGAAGCTTTAGATGATTTAAATACAGGAGTGGTCAAATATAGCGATGTGAAAAAGCTTAAATGGCAACTGTGTCGCAAAGCTTATAAGCGGTGGAAGAAGACAAGGGAAGAGGTTGAGGTATTCGATAGATTTTGCGAGGAGCAGCATTGGTTGCAAAACTACGCTTGTTTCAGGAGTTTGATGAAAATTTATAATAGTTCTCCAGCCTGGATGGAGTGGGATAGTACGCATCAAACACCGCAGGATCTGGGTGAATGGCTAAATCGTCTTAATATTAAAAATAGAGAATTATTTGCTACGGACTGTGAATTTTATGCATTTGTTCAATGGTGTCTCTACAGACAATGGGATATGGTGCGCGCTGCTGCTGAAAAGCATGAGGTAGGCTTAATGGGGGATATTCCTTTTGGAGTTAGCAGAAGCAGTGTCGATGTGTGGGCCCAACCTGATTTGTTTAGCTCCAAGTGGAGTGGAGGTGCCCCGCCTGAACCATTATTCGCAACAGATGAATTCACAATCAAATGGGGTCAGAACTGGGGAGTGCCTGTCTATCAATGGGATAAGCATAGGGAAGAGGATTTCGCTTGGTGGAAGGCGAGAATTAAGGGTGTGACGCGATTTTTTGACTTATTTCGATTGGATCATGTTTTAGGTTTTTACCGCATCTATGCTTTCCCCTGGCCTCCAGAGGAAAATAGTAATTTTACAAATCAAACTCGAGAAGAAGTGGAAGTGTCTTTGGGTGCTTTGCCTCAATTTCTTCCTAGTTCGGATGAAACAGAAGAGGGACGGAGAATAAATCAAGCGCAAGGAGAAGAACTTCTCAGCGTAGTATTAAAAGCTGCTGGGGATGCAGTAGTTGTAGCCGAGGATTTAGGAATGGTTCCAGAGTATGTTAGGCCATCCTTAGAAAAATTAGGCATAAGTGGGTTTAGAATTCCTGTCTTTACCCGCCAAGAATGGGATCAAGAATATGTAGCGCCTGAGTCATACCCTTCTCTGACATTTACAACGTTATCTACTCACGATCACCATACGATGGCACAAATGTGGGAGAATTGGTGGAGCGTATTTGAGCAAGCTGATCAATTTGAAGAAGGTGAGGAAAAACAAAAATGCATTCAAGCAAGCTGGGAGCTTTACCGCACTTTACGTTTTGCGAAAATGAATGATGGGGAGCTAGTGAGAAAATATTCTCCTAATGTGCATCATAATATGATAGCACGACTAATGGGTTCTAACTCGTGGCTGGTTGTATTGATGGTCACCGACTTATTCGACTGGGACATTCGTTTTAATGTGCCTGGTCCTGCTGCAGATAGTAATTGGTCTGTAAGGGTACCCCTTTCAGTCAAAGAATTGCAAATCGAAGCAGGTGTCATCGATTGCATGAAGTTATTAAAAAAAGAGATGATCTACTCAAATCGCCTACACGAGAAAAGCGCATAA
- a CDS encoding sigma-70 family RNA polymerase sigma factor, translated as MEDSDELTSENQLVSDQHLVAQVLEGDVSCFDELILRYQERLYAVIYNMTSNHEDTNDLLMETFDKAFRSLSSYRRNASFYTWIYRIAVNRTLNHIRKNKKLKKNMSLNDVDLDIANQLEMMDLAKGSNPESVAVLTDLQKKLNESMQKLSEEHRAVVVLHDIEGLSHRDIAEIMDCTEGTVRSRLHYAHKNLQKYLSKIWNEKR; from the coding sequence ATGGAGGACTCGGATGAGCTCACATCCGAAAATCAGCTCGTTTCTGACCAACACTTGGTAGCTCAGGTATTGGAGGGAGACGTGAGTTGCTTTGATGAGTTGATTCTACGTTATCAAGAGCGCCTCTACGCAGTCATATATAACATGACCTCGAATCATGAGGATACAAATGACTTGCTTATGGAGACCTTTGATAAGGCGTTTAGAAGTTTGAGCTCCTACAGGCGTAATGCTTCATTTTACACTTGGATTTATAGAATAGCGGTTAATCGAACCCTTAATCACATACGTAAAAATAAGAAACTTAAAAAAAACATGAGCCTTAATGATGTGGATTTAGATATAGCTAACCAGTTGGAAATGATGGACTTAGCTAAAGGATCTAACCCTGAATCAGTTGCAGTTCTGACAGACTTACAAAAAAAATTGAACGAATCCATGCAGAAGCTGTCTGAAGAACATAGAGCGGTAGTGGTTTTGCACGATATCGAAGGCTTAAGTCATAGAGATATTGCTGAAATTATGGATTGCACTGAAGGAACGGTGCGTTCTAGACTCCATTACGCTCACAAAAACTTACAGAAATATTTATCGAAGATTTGGAATGAAAAAAGATAA
- a CDS encoding S1C family serine protease: MSWLILAVVLSTVHLSAGVIDEIGQEVQKVFDKASPSVVRVRGLGAAKPLAGTGFFIDGHGTVVTSYNVVHEARKAWIEYQDKKIEAQIYGRDIRSGIAVLKTDLSNTPHLKFGDSTKLAVAKAVIAVAYPFDLPAAPSFGIVTGFDARYLNYFFATTYVRTSLKVKPGQIGGPLLNSKGEIVGMLALAIQNGTECYSIPIKSAQKVIDDLLETGEAEYGWVGVGVVEGKPRENGDRPVRVSQLYDGAPAAKSGLAPGDVILKIGDQAIKHPSDVLDVAFFSSVGDKLDVLVERDGKEEVFSFPVVARPNTSPLVRPVPAHRLPDGYQVPRETVEKEDSVLIPVKSTNQGS, encoded by the coding sequence GTGTCGTGGCTTATTCTGGCCGTGGTATTGTCTACAGTGCATCTCTCGGCTGGGGTTATAGATGAAATAGGACAAGAAGTTCAGAAGGTTTTTGATAAAGCTTCTCCCTCCGTAGTTCGAGTTCGAGGACTTGGAGCTGCCAAACCATTAGCAGGGACAGGATTCTTTATAGACGGTCATGGAACAGTTGTTACTTCATATAATGTGGTTCACGAAGCACGTAAAGCTTGGATAGAGTATCAGGACAAAAAAATAGAGGCCCAGATCTACGGAAGAGATATTCGAAGTGGAATTGCGGTTCTCAAAACGGATCTTAGTAATACTCCGCACCTTAAATTTGGTGATTCGACTAAACTAGCAGTTGCCAAAGCTGTTATTGCTGTTGCGTATCCTTTCGATCTTCCTGCGGCACCATCTTTTGGGATTGTTACCGGGTTCGATGCTCGATATCTGAATTACTTTTTTGCAACAACTTATGTCCGCACTTCCTTAAAAGTTAAACCTGGGCAAATCGGAGGCCCCCTCTTGAACAGTAAGGGTGAGATTGTAGGGATGTTAGCTCTCGCTATTCAGAATGGAACAGAGTGTTACTCTATACCCATTAAGTCGGCTCAAAAAGTGATTGATGACCTCCTAGAAACTGGTGAGGCTGAGTATGGTTGGGTTGGTGTTGGAGTCGTAGAGGGTAAACCAAGAGAAAATGGAGATAGGCCTGTAAGAGTTTCCCAGCTATATGATGGAGCTCCTGCTGCTAAAAGTGGCTTGGCTCCAGGGGATGTTATTCTAAAAATTGGCGACCAAGCAATTAAGCATCCCAGTGACGTATTAGACGTGGCTTTTTTCTCAAGCGTTGGAGACAAATTAGATGTTCTAGTTGAACGAGATGGGAAAGAGGAAGTATTTAGTTTTCCTGTGGTTGCTAGGCCTAATACCAGCCCACTTGTTCGCCCAGTTCCCGCACATCGTTTACCAGATGGTTACCAAGTACCCAGAGAAACCGTTGAGAAAGAGGATTCAGTTCTCATTCCGGTGAAGAGTACCAACCAGGGCTCATAA
- the fbaA gene encoding class II fructose-bisphosphate aldolase, with translation MPVATPKQYEAMLDAAQEGGYAYPAINVTSIITINGALKAFADKKSDGIIQVSTGGGAFASGSEVKDMALGAIVLAEAVHRLADRYDILVALHTDHCQPAKVDTFLKPLIAATAERRKKGLGNLFNSHMLDASELPLNENLALSGELLKTCAEQEMILEIEAGVVGGEEDGMDHSDQPAEKLYTTPEDMMEVYESLKGKGRYLFAATFGNVHGSYKPGAVQLRPEILKQGQDAVMGKYGKEAEFDLVFHGGSGSDLSDIRETLDYGVVKMNIDTDTQYAFTRPIVDHLMTNYDSVLKIDGEVGDKKKYDPRTYLKKAELSLAERLAEACDDLLSTGKTIA, from the coding sequence ATGCCAGTCGCAACACCCAAGCAATATGAAGCCATGTTGGATGCTGCCCAAGAGGGTGGCTATGCCTATCCAGCTATTAATGTTACCTCTATCATCACAATCAATGGAGCCTTGAAAGCCTTTGCAGATAAAAAATCAGATGGGATTATCCAAGTATCTACTGGGGGAGGGGCTTTTGCTTCTGGCTCTGAAGTAAAGGACATGGCCTTAGGTGCAATTGTATTAGCAGAAGCAGTCCACCGCCTGGCCGATAGATATGATATTTTGGTTGCATTACATACCGATCATTGTCAGCCGGCCAAAGTAGATACATTCTTAAAGCCTCTTATTGCAGCAACTGCTGAGCGTCGAAAAAAAGGCTTAGGAAACTTATTCAATTCCCATATGCTGGATGCTTCGGAGCTGCCTCTCAATGAGAATTTGGCTTTATCTGGAGAGTTACTTAAGACATGCGCAGAGCAGGAAATGATACTAGAAATTGAAGCCGGAGTTGTAGGAGGGGAAGAAGACGGTATGGATCATTCTGACCAACCTGCGGAGAAACTATACACTACGCCTGAAGATATGATGGAAGTTTATGAAAGTTTAAAGGGCAAGGGACGTTATCTATTTGCTGCTACTTTTGGTAACGTTCACGGTAGCTATAAGCCAGGGGCTGTGCAGTTGCGTCCGGAAATTTTAAAACAAGGCCAAGATGCCGTCATGGGTAAATATGGTAAGGAAGCGGAATTTGACCTCGTTTTCCACGGAGGTTCAGGTTCAGATCTTTCAGATATTCGAGAAACTCTCGATTATGGTGTTGTGAAGATGAACATTGATACCGATACGCAATACGCTTTTACTCGTCCAATTGTAGATCATTTGATGACGAACTATGATAGTGTCTTAAAAATAGACGGTGAAGTTGGGGATAAGAAAAAATATGACCCGCGCACTTATCTTAAGAAAGCAGAGCTATCATTAGCAGAGCGTTTAGCTGAGGCTTGTGATGATCTTCTCTCTACGGGCAAGACCATTGCTTAA
- a CDS encoding metal ABC transporter permease, which produces MFFLDQINWTSLDSWIVLTGALIAMACALPGIFLILNRNSMIGDGISHAILPGIALAFLLTGSRDWFVILLGAATAGIITIALTRLIQNFGQVESGAALGVVFCSLFALGLILIRVASDHVDLNPDCVLHGSIETAVVDFRKVPLVTTQSAIMLLVNLALTLLFYKELRISAFDPSLAATLGFHPELMRYCLTTLTSITAVMAFEAVGSILVIAMLIVPGATALLLTHKLHWALLLTLLFAALSGILGHVLAIWGLPQFFNQLISSIEFSSASTSGMIATTAGILFMIALGIVKIRQCLNL; this is translated from the coding sequence ATGTTTTTTCTAGATCAAATAAACTGGACTTCCCTTGATTCGTGGATTGTTCTCACTGGGGCTTTAATTGCTATGGCTTGTGCCTTGCCGGGGATTTTCCTCATTCTAAACCGTAATAGCATGATAGGTGACGGGATCAGTCATGCAATCTTACCTGGTATAGCCCTAGCTTTTCTTTTAACTGGTTCTCGAGATTGGTTTGTCATTCTCTTAGGAGCAGCTACTGCAGGAATCATCACTATTGCTTTAACAAGACTGATTCAAAATTTCGGGCAAGTTGAAAGCGGTGCAGCTTTAGGAGTAGTTTTTTGTTCTTTATTTGCTTTGGGTCTTATTTTGATTCGAGTTGCCTCAGATCACGTTGATTTAAACCCTGATTGTGTTTTACATGGTTCGATTGAAACAGCGGTCGTGGATTTTCGAAAAGTCCCATTAGTCACAACTCAATCTGCCATTATGCTGCTTGTAAACCTTGCCCTTACTCTTTTGTTCTATAAAGAACTTAGAATAAGTGCATTTGATCCCTCTTTGGCAGCAACACTTGGCTTCCACCCCGAACTCATGCGCTACTGCCTAACCACCCTCACTTCCATCACTGCCGTAATGGCCTTTGAAGCGGTAGGTAGTATTTTAGTAATCGCCATGCTTATTGTGCCAGGAGCAACAGCATTGCTCCTGACACATAAACTCCACTGGGCCCTCTTACTGACTCTTCTATTTGCGGCGCTATCGGGAATTTTGGGACATGTCCTAGCTATCTGGGGGCTACCGCAGTTCTTCAATCAGTTAATCTCAAGTATTGAGTTCTCGAGTGCCAGCACTTCAGGAATGATTGCTACCACTGCGGGCATTCTTTTCATGATAGCACTAGGCATAGTGAAGATTAGGCAATGCCTTAATCTTTAG
- a CDS encoding iron chelate uptake ABC transporter family permease subunit — protein sequence MQDYNTRIVFLGTSALGVVSGVIGTFLLLRKRSLLSDTVSHATLPGIALSYLIFETLFGNGKSLPLLLLGATLTGLIGMGLVVLIPKWTRLKDDAALAIVLSVLFGLGISLVTLIQQMPTGNSAGLEHYIYGKAASMTAMDTHIILAITLVVGLITFLFFKEFTVLCFDTAFAESQGISASRLDLILMALVVVVTVIGLQAVGLLLVVAMLIIPSASARFWSEKLMTNLILSAILGAASAFIGVFLSALFPKFPAGAVIVLTATTIFSLSMFLGTSRGLLVRYLAHCQITRRINSQHLLRACYECLETSGAIQNKSDTSLSYEAILSRRSWNQAELKRLLRQAQNDQLLEQVEGKRDEQRGENFYRLTDSGWGQAQRVVRNHRLWEMYLIEYADVAPGQVDRDADAIEHILEPQLMSQLEDLLHAGRYGLRVPTSPHKLEQKAAT from the coding sequence ATGCAAGATTACAATACACGAATTGTATTTCTTGGAACTTCAGCTTTAGGAGTAGTTTCCGGTGTAATCGGAACATTCCTTCTATTGCGTAAACGCTCGCTATTAAGTGATACAGTAAGCCATGCAACATTACCGGGAATTGCTTTAAGCTACCTAATTTTTGAAACTCTTTTTGGGAATGGCAAGTCCCTTCCCTTATTACTGCTAGGTGCCACACTGACAGGGTTAATAGGAATGGGGTTAGTGGTTCTCATCCCAAAATGGACCCGCCTCAAGGATGATGCGGCTTTAGCTATTGTACTCTCAGTTCTATTCGGCTTAGGTATTTCACTCGTCACGCTCATACAGCAAATGCCAACAGGTAATTCAGCAGGGCTTGAGCATTACATATATGGGAAAGCTGCATCTATGACCGCCATGGATACCCATATTATTTTAGCCATTACTTTGGTTGTAGGCTTAATTACCTTTCTATTTTTTAAGGAATTCACGGTTCTATGCTTTGACACAGCCTTTGCGGAGAGCCAAGGCATATCAGCAAGCCGATTGGATCTAATATTAATGGCACTTGTTGTTGTGGTAACGGTGATAGGATTACAAGCAGTCGGCCTATTGCTTGTTGTCGCGATGCTCATCATTCCATCTGCTTCCGCTCGATTTTGGAGTGAGAAACTCATGACCAATCTGATTCTTTCAGCAATATTAGGTGCAGCAAGTGCTTTCATTGGGGTATTCTTGAGTGCTCTTTTCCCTAAATTTCCTGCTGGAGCTGTCATTGTTCTAACCGCAACAACGATCTTTAGCTTGAGTATGTTTTTGGGAACTTCGCGTGGCCTTTTGGTGCGTTACCTGGCCCATTGCCAAATCACTCGCAGAATTAATAGCCAACACTTGCTAAGAGCATGTTACGAATGCCTTGAAACTTCTGGAGCCATACAAAACAAATCAGATACAAGCCTAAGCTACGAGGCTATTTTAAGCAGGCGCTCTTGGAACCAAGCTGAGCTCAAGAGGCTATTAAGACAAGCACAAAACGACCAATTACTTGAGCAAGTTGAAGGTAAAAGAGATGAGCAAAGAGGAGAAAATTTCTATCGACTAACTGATAGTGGCTGGGGGCAAGCTCAACGGGTTGTTCGCAATCATCGACTATGGGAAATGTATCTCATCGAATATGCCGATGTTGCGCCTGGCCAGGTTGATAGAGATGCCGATGCTATTGAGCATATCTTGGAACCTCAGCTCATGAGCCAACTTGAAGATCTATTGCATGCGGGTAGATACGGCTTACGCGTCCCTACGAGCCCTCATAAGCTTGAGCAGAAAGCTGCTACCTGA